In the Silurus meridionalis isolate SWU-2019-XX chromosome 6, ASM1480568v1, whole genome shotgun sequence genome, one interval contains:
- the foxq1a gene encoding forkhead box protein Q1a, which yields MKLEVFCGAHHHAKAPEMCSDAETSVPSPLSGEDELGSDGDCAAHSPCAPVASSSSSSSSSSSAATAAAARIEGKDKGKPYTRRPKPPYSYIALIAMAIRDSSSGRLTLAEINDYLMRKFPFFRGAYTGWRNSVRHNLSLNDCFLKVLRDPSRPWGKDNYWMLNPHSEYTFADGVFRRRRKRIGKLKAGREHDEDAGRAAADAPSTTSKFTSSFAIDSILSRPFRRREQPEPCAPEDFGAPAAPFHALVGGVHALRAYGMMGVALDDFTAGLRHERDFPGAPLGSERFTLPRATPATMRVSTKAEAFHPFQIDYLLS from the coding sequence ATGAAGCTGGAGGTGTTCTGCGGCGCGCATCACCACGCCAAAGCGCCGGAGATGTGCAGCGACGCGGAGACCAGCGTGCCGTCCCCGCTCTCCGGAGAAGACGAGCTGGGCTCGGACGGCGACTGCGCGGCGCACAGCCCGTGCGCACCTGTCGcgtcctcctcttcctcttcctcctcctcatcctccgcAGCCACCGCTGCCGCAGCGCGCATCGAGGGCAAAGACAAGGGCAAGCCGTACACGCGCAGACCCAAGCCGCCGTATTCGTACATCGCGCTGATCGCCATGGCCATCCGCGACTCAAGCTCGGGCCGCCTGACCCTCGCCGAGATCAACGACTACCTCATGCGCAAGTTCCCGTTCTTCCGCGGCGCATACACGGGCTGGCGCAACTCGGTGCGCCACAACCTGTCGCTGAACGACTGCTTCCTGAAGGTGCTGCGCGACCCCTCGCGTCCCTGGGGCAAGGACAACTACTGGATGCTGAACCCGCATAGCGAGTACACGTTCGCCGACGGCGTGTTCCGGAGACGCAGAAAGCGCATCGGCAAGTTAAAGGCGGGCCGCGAGCACGACGAGGACGCAGGACGGGCCGCCGCAGACGCGCCTTCGACGACGTCCAAGTTCACGAGCTCGTTCGCCATTGACAGCATCCTGAGCCGCCCGTTCCGTAGGAGGGAGCAGCCGGAGCCGTGCGCGCCTGAGGACTTTGGTGCGCCCGCGGCGCCGTTCCACGCTCTGGTTGGCGGCGTGCACGCGCTCCGCGCCTACGGCATGATGGGGGTCGCGTTGGATGACTTTACCGCCGGGCTGCGGCATGAAAGAGACTTTCCCGGGGCGCCCCTCGGCTCAGAGCGCTTTACGCTCCCAAGGGCCACACCAGCCACCATGCGCGTCTCCACCAAAGCCGAAGCCTTCCATCCGTTTCAGATTGACTACTTATTATCCTAA